In one window of Macrobrachium nipponense isolate FS-2020 chromosome 2, ASM1510439v2, whole genome shotgun sequence DNA:
- the LOC135220818 gene encoding uncharacterized protein LOC135220818 isoform X2 — MLKRVTRTIMLVCLQLLTATCSTTSEQLSAPFERKISTEDLQGGPYSLPWRKSLEPQLVFRPQPHNQGFLKTHHGVILGPKQQNDRLVLSEAKEEDSSGQPERTKRALSGEPTPSIEYHFSPLISLRSGFPDDEHENETHCTREKSKNHNVHHRTKKDASDEDQLTSETSQSSADHALQPIFPSTSSENEPILSLNGKQGEAFLLEVSESPLQPSLTLVTSPFKEPPPLQGHVSIPHNEVPDVSRPIRFQHPIPPVITASELPPNKFQDSIVPNRHQDNAPISLPPYDHDNHPTTKQNPISIGDPAFHVEPSPTKESAFLKLEPVQAIPNEHAESAISSLDGPGVLRVHRPPETVTQIDSFIQKDPDTNPFGPPVYIPSEGVKLDLGFPKQTEPATYPLETKDKLHDHSDTDDHILPPPPLRKVSTGILEPNSGDLTSRKNPDILIPSTDTHTSAHFPTALPPTEDAIIEGQDQPQIDLVSSSAPYSTLSEVPHLKNLPALLRGSEISPTPGPIDPPLQKEIPLPPSREIQIEAFLTNTNFQEPSPYFQAPQTASPLITPYNPYTTLFMPQFGGGVGIGGGSPFSLFPQVPLFNYPLIGGNFFN; from the exons ATGTTGAAACGAGTGACAAGAACCATCATGTTGGTTTGCCTTCAGTTGTTGACTG CCACTTGCAGTACCACATCAGAACAGTTGTCCGCGCCATTTGAAAGAAAGATCTCAACAGAG GATCTACAGGGTGGGCCATATAGCTTACCTTGGAGAAAATCCCTCGAGCCTCAACTGGTGTTTCGACCCCAGCCACATAATCAGGGTTTTCTGAAAACTCATCATGGGGTGATTCTAGGACCCAAACAACAAAACGATCGACTAGTGTTATCAGAGGCCAAAGAAGAAGATTCCAGTGGTCAACCTGAGCGGACGAAGAGAGCGCTCTCAGGAGAACCGACTCCAAGCATTGAATATCATTTCAGTCCGTTAATATCACTAAGGTCTGGTTTCCCCGACGATGAACATGAAAATGAGACACACTGTACCCGTGAAAAATCGAAAAATCATAACGTCCATCACAGAACAAAGAAAGATGCGAGTGATGAAGATCAGCTGACATCAGAAACTTCTCAAAGTTCTGCTGATCATGCCCTTCAACCCATATTTCCCTCTACGTCGTCTGAAAACGAACCTATTTTGTCACTGAACGGGAAGCAAGGGGAAGCATTTCTTCTAGAAGTCAGCGAATCGCCCCTGCAGCCATCACTTACTCTCGTCACATCACCTTTCAAGGAACCACCACCACTTCAAGGTCACGTCAGTATTCCCCATAATGAAGTTCCTGACGTCAGCCGGCCAATCAGATTTCAGCACCCTATTCCACCAGTCATAACTGCAAGTGAACTACCACCAAACAAATTTCAGGACAGCATTGTCCCGAACAGACATCAGGACAACGCTCCGATATCTCTTCCGCCTTATGACCATGACAATCACCCCACAACAAAACAGAATCCAATCAGTATTGGAGACCCAGCCTTCCATGTGGAACCTTCCCCTACAAAAGAAAGTGCATTTCTGAAACTGGAACCAGTTCAGGCAATTCCAAATGAACATGCAGAGAGCGCTATCAGTTCATTGGATGGCCCAGGTGTATTGAGAGTTCATCGACCACCTGAAACTGTAACGCAAATCGACTCTTTTATTCAAAAGGATCCTGATACTAATCCCTTTGGGCCTCCTGTCTACATCCCCTCGGAGGGTGTCAAGCTAGATCTTGGTTTTCCAAAGCAAACAGAACCAGCAACATACCCTCTGGAAACAAAAGATAAACTTCATGATCATTCTGACACTGATGACCATattttgcctcctcctcctctaagaAAAGTTTCAACAGGTATTCTTGAGCCTAATTCAGGTGATCTTACAAGCAGGAAGAACCCTGATATTTTGATTCCATCTACTGACACTCACACCTCTGCCCATTTCCCCACAGCACTCCCACCCACGGAGGATGCTATAATAGAAGGCCAAGACCAGCCTCAAATTGACCTTGTCAGTTCATCCGCTCCGTATTCGACTCTTTCAGAAGTACCACACTTGAAAAACTTACCCGCACTTCTACGTGGCTCAGAAATTTCGCCAACTCCAGGCCCAATTGACCCTCCTCTTCAGAAGGAAATCCCTTTGCCTCCATCGAGAGAAATTCAAATTGAAGCTTTCCTGACCAACACGAATTTCCAAGAGCCGTCACCCTATTTTCAGGCGCCCCAAACTGCCAGTCCACTGATCACGCCGTATAATCCCTACACGACGCTTTTCATGCCCCAGTTCGGAGGAGGCGTCGGTATTGGCGGCGGATCACCTTTCAGTTTGTTTCCGCAAGTGCCTCTTTTTAATTACCCTTTGATCGGGGGTAATTTCTTTAACTAA
- the LOC135220818 gene encoding uncharacterized protein LOC135220818 isoform X1 — protein sequence MTFSNYTRFQKEHALVLLVATVRSVQLYCFVQQFKAPTNATCSTTSEQLSAPFERKISTEDLQGGPYSLPWRKSLEPQLVFRPQPHNQGFLKTHHGVILGPKQQNDRLVLSEAKEEDSSGQPERTKRALSGEPTPSIEYHFSPLISLRSGFPDDEHENETHCTREKSKNHNVHHRTKKDASDEDQLTSETSQSSADHALQPIFPSTSSENEPILSLNGKQGEAFLLEVSESPLQPSLTLVTSPFKEPPPLQGHVSIPHNEVPDVSRPIRFQHPIPPVITASELPPNKFQDSIVPNRHQDNAPISLPPYDHDNHPTTKQNPISIGDPAFHVEPSPTKESAFLKLEPVQAIPNEHAESAISSLDGPGVLRVHRPPETVTQIDSFIQKDPDTNPFGPPVYIPSEGVKLDLGFPKQTEPATYPLETKDKLHDHSDTDDHILPPPPLRKVSTGILEPNSGDLTSRKNPDILIPSTDTHTSAHFPTALPPTEDAIIEGQDQPQIDLVSSSAPYSTLSEVPHLKNLPALLRGSEISPTPGPIDPPLQKEIPLPPSREIQIEAFLTNTNFQEPSPYFQAPQTASPLITPYNPYTTLFMPQFGGGVGIGGGSPFSLFPQVPLFNYPLIGGNFFN from the exons CCACTTGCAGTACCACATCAGAACAGTTGTCCGCGCCATTTGAAAGAAAGATCTCAACAGAG GATCTACAGGGTGGGCCATATAGCTTACCTTGGAGAAAATCCCTCGAGCCTCAACTGGTGTTTCGACCCCAGCCACATAATCAGGGTTTTCTGAAAACTCATCATGGGGTGATTCTAGGACCCAAACAACAAAACGATCGACTAGTGTTATCAGAGGCCAAAGAAGAAGATTCCAGTGGTCAACCTGAGCGGACGAAGAGAGCGCTCTCAGGAGAACCGACTCCAAGCATTGAATATCATTTCAGTCCGTTAATATCACTAAGGTCTGGTTTCCCCGACGATGAACATGAAAATGAGACACACTGTACCCGTGAAAAATCGAAAAATCATAACGTCCATCACAGAACAAAGAAAGATGCGAGTGATGAAGATCAGCTGACATCAGAAACTTCTCAAAGTTCTGCTGATCATGCCCTTCAACCCATATTTCCCTCTACGTCGTCTGAAAACGAACCTATTTTGTCACTGAACGGGAAGCAAGGGGAAGCATTTCTTCTAGAAGTCAGCGAATCGCCCCTGCAGCCATCACTTACTCTCGTCACATCACCTTTCAAGGAACCACCACCACTTCAAGGTCACGTCAGTATTCCCCATAATGAAGTTCCTGACGTCAGCCGGCCAATCAGATTTCAGCACCCTATTCCACCAGTCATAACTGCAAGTGAACTACCACCAAACAAATTTCAGGACAGCATTGTCCCGAACAGACATCAGGACAACGCTCCGATATCTCTTCCGCCTTATGACCATGACAATCACCCCACAACAAAACAGAATCCAATCAGTATTGGAGACCCAGCCTTCCATGTGGAACCTTCCCCTACAAAAGAAAGTGCATTTCTGAAACTGGAACCAGTTCAGGCAATTCCAAATGAACATGCAGAGAGCGCTATCAGTTCATTGGATGGCCCAGGTGTATTGAGAGTTCATCGACCACCTGAAACTGTAACGCAAATCGACTCTTTTATTCAAAAGGATCCTGATACTAATCCCTTTGGGCCTCCTGTCTACATCCCCTCGGAGGGTGTCAAGCTAGATCTTGGTTTTCCAAAGCAAACAGAACCAGCAACATACCCTCTGGAAACAAAAGATAAACTTCATGATCATTCTGACACTGATGACCATattttgcctcctcctcctctaagaAAAGTTTCAACAGGTATTCTTGAGCCTAATTCAGGTGATCTTACAAGCAGGAAGAACCCTGATATTTTGATTCCATCTACTGACACTCACACCTCTGCCCATTTCCCCACAGCACTCCCACCCACGGAGGATGCTATAATAGAAGGCCAAGACCAGCCTCAAATTGACCTTGTCAGTTCATCCGCTCCGTATTCGACTCTTTCAGAAGTACCACACTTGAAAAACTTACCCGCACTTCTACGTGGCTCAGAAATTTCGCCAACTCCAGGCCCAATTGACCCTCCTCTTCAGAAGGAAATCCCTTTGCCTCCATCGAGAGAAATTCAAATTGAAGCTTTCCTGACCAACACGAATTTCCAAGAGCCGTCACCCTATTTTCAGGCGCCCCAAACTGCCAGTCCACTGATCACGCCGTATAATCCCTACACGACGCTTTTCATGCCCCAGTTCGGAGGAGGCGTCGGTATTGGCGGCGGATCACCTTTCAGTTTGTTTCCGCAAGTGCCTCTTTTTAATTACCCTTTGATCGGGGGTAATTTCTTTAACTAA